One Candidatus Polarisedimenticolia bacterium genomic region harbors:
- a CDS encoding PDZ domain-containing protein, whose amino-acid sequence MKRLPALVLVALPVLAMNAPAFSGDSCRKAPEAFEKRLDAAAYPALVVLEVFPGSIADAAGLRAGDVITSVNGHGMRSYGDAAEFRAQIRERALWGVASLEVRSALESEQAGRHLFVHLPSPDDRIGFASSQVFYVESVLPGGLAQAMGLRPGDFLHQLGSGERAADLDHVVEFDMLIDQWLNGPTSTPLSVQRLKSAENGSNTWEQRQVFLAAVKRPLEEGQ is encoded by the coding sequence ATGAAGCGGTTACCAGCTCTCGTGCTCGTGGCGCTGCCGGTGCTGGCTATGAACGCTCCCGCTTTTTCGGGCGACTCCTGTCGGAAGGCTCCTGAGGCCTTCGAGAAGCGCCTCGACGCGGCAGCGTACCCGGCGCTCGTGGTTCTGGAGGTCTTTCCCGGCTCGATCGCCGACGCCGCAGGATTGCGCGCGGGCGATGTGATCACCTCCGTGAATGGGCATGGAATGCGGTCTTACGGAGATGCCGCGGAGTTTCGGGCGCAGATTCGCGAGCGCGCTCTGTGGGGAGTGGCGAGCCTCGAGGTGCGCTCCGCGCTGGAGTCGGAACAGGCCGGACGGCATCTGTTCGTGCACCTTCCGTCACCCGATGATCGCATCGGCTTCGCCTCCTCGCAGGTTTTCTATGTCGAGTCGGTCCTCCCCGGCGGTCTCGCGCAGGCGATGGGCCTGCGGCCGGGCGACTTCCTGCATCAGCTGGGGTCGGGAGAACGAGCTGCCGATCTCGATCACGTCGTGGAATTCGACATGCTGATCGACCAGTGGTTGAACGGGCCCACGAGCACGCCGCTGTCGGTCCAGCGGCTCAAGTCGGCCGAGAACGGCAGCAATACCTGGGAGCAAAGACAGGTCTTCCTGGCAGCCGTCAAGCGCCCCCTGGAAGAGGGGCAGTAA